One Salminus brasiliensis chromosome 5, fSalBra1.hap2, whole genome shotgun sequence DNA segment encodes these proteins:
- the ptp4a3b gene encoding protein tyrosine phosphatase type IVA 3 produces MARMNRPAPVEVCYKNMRFLITHNPTNATLSTFIEDLKKYGATTVVRVCEITYDKTPLEKDGITVMDWPFDDGAPPPTKIVDDWLSLLKNKFCEDPGSCVAVHCVAGLGRAPVLVALALIESGMKYEDAIQFIRQKRRGAINSKQLTYLEKYRPKQRLRFKDPHNHKNKCCLM; encoded by the exons ATGGCCAGGATGAATCGCCCGGCCCCTGTTGAAGTCTGCTACAAAAACATGCGCTTCCTGATCACACACAACCCAACCAATGCCACTTTGAGCACCTTCATTGAG GATTTGAAAAAGTATGGCGCAACTACAGTGGTTCGAGTGTGTGAAATCACCTATGACAAGACACCACTGGAAAAGGATGGAATAACGGTCATG GACTGGCCGTTTGATGATGGAGCCCCTCCACCCACTAAGATTGTGGATGACTGGCTTTCTCTCCTGAAGAACAAGTTCTGTGAGGATCCAGGCAGCTGTGTAGCTGTGCACTGTGTGGCTGGACTGGGCCG AGCTCCAGTGCTTGTGGCTCTGGCACTGATCGAGAGTGGAATGAAATATGAAGATGCAATCCAGTTCATCAGACA GAAACGCCGGGGTGCCATCAACAGCAAGCAGCTGACCTACCTAGAGAAATATAGGCCTAAACAAAGACTGCGCTTTAAGGACCCACACAACCACAAGAACAAGTGCTGCCTCATGTGA
- the csnk2a1 gene encoding casein kinase II subunit alpha: MSGPVSSRSRVYPDVNTQRPREYWDYESHVVEWGNQDDYQLVRKLGRGKYSEVFEAINITNNEKVVVKILKPVKKKKIKREIKILENLRGGPNIITLLDIVKDPVSRTPALVFEHVNNTDFKQLYQTLSDYDIRFYMYEILKALDYCHSMGIMHRDVKPHNVMIDHEHRKLRLIDWGLAEFYHPNQEYNVRVASRYFKGPELLVDYQMYDYSLDMWSLGCMLASMIFRKEPFFHGHDNYDQLVRIAKVLGTEDLYDYIDKYNIELDPRFNDILGRHSRKRWERFVHSENQHLVSTEALDFLDKLLRYDHQARLTAREAMDHPYFFPIVKDQGRGANPAGMAASSTPVSSSSMMAGITSMAASTQPIANIAAGSPVISAPNALATQVPAATGAQP; encoded by the exons ATGTCCGGTCCTGTCTCAAGCCGCTCTCGAGTTTACCctgatgtaaacacacagagACCCAGAGAGTACTGGGATTATGAGTCCCATGTGGTAGAGTGGGG AAATCAAGATGATTACCAGCTTGTACGGAAGCTGGGTCGGGGAAAGTACAGTGAAGTGTTTGAAGCCATAAACATCACAAACAATGAGAAAGTTGTGGTCAAAATACTCAAG CCtgtgaaaaagaagaaaatcaagaGAGAAATCAAAATTCTTGAGAACTTGAGAGGAGGCCCCAATATTATAACACTTCTAGACATAGTGAAGGATCCTGTG TCGCGAACACCTGCACTGGTTTTTGAGCATGTGAACAACACAGACTTCAAG CAATTGTATCAAACATTATCAGATTATGACATTCGCTTCTACATGTATGAAATTCTGAAG GCTCTAGACTACTGTCACAGCATGGGCATTATGCACAGGGATGTTAAACCACACAACGTCATGATTGACCATGAGCACAGAAAG CTTCGTCTGATAGACTGGGGCTTGGCAGAGTTCTACCACCCAAACCAGGAGTACAATGTGCGAGTTGCGTCCAGGTACTTCAAAGGTCCCGAACTACTGGTGGACTACCAG ATGTATGACTACAGTTTGGACATGTGGAGTTTGGGTTGCATGCTGGCCAGTATGATTTTCAGGAAGGAGCCGTTCTTCCATGGACACGACAATTATGACCAG CTTGTACGGATTGCAAAAGTCCTGGGCACAGAAGACTTGTATGACTACATTGACAAGTACAACATAGAACTGGACCCACGATTTAATGACATTTTGGGCAG GCACTCGCGTAAGAGATGGGAACGCTTTGTGCACAGTGAGAACCAGCACCTGGTGAGCACTGAGGCCCTGGACTTCTTGGATAAACTGCTGCGTTACGACCACCAGGCTCGCCTCACTGCCCGCGAGGCCATGGATCACCCCTACTTCT tccCCATTGTGAAGGACCAGGGCAGAGGAGCAAACCCTGCTGGAATGGCTGCTAGCTCCACCCCTGTCAGTTCCTCTAGCATGATGGCAG GCATTACCTCCATGGCAGCCAGCACACAGCCCATAGCCAACATTGCAGCTGGCTCCCCTGTCATCTCTGCCCCCAACGCGCTGGCTACACAAGTTCCTGCTGCCACAGGAGCCCAACCttga